A single genomic interval of Nocardioides palaemonis harbors:
- a CDS encoding methyltransferase domain-containing protein, translating to MTTSREHLTRTYCTVCGSMVSREFRPGPDGRPHATCPRCRSLERHRFLALLLGTLAPDLRDLDLVVEIAPSRQTTPMLDRLGARRRISLDAGYDSRDVDALASVCQLPLRDGSVDLLVCYHVLEHVPDDCAAMREIARVLSPHGIALLEVPIKVGVGTDEDLEAPEEERLRRFGQRDHVRWYGDDIDDRLSAAGLATVRVTPPALVGEAAVKWFGLMASEVVWIARHGSGAAPAMLAGGPGTGLTAALDALLTDLDHTRERLDRARTRADRAAAQRDALRARLASTREELALAREAGVLTRLRRAVHL from the coding sequence GTGACCACGTCACGCGAGCACCTCACCAGGACCTACTGCACCGTCTGCGGCTCGATGGTGTCGCGGGAGTTCCGGCCCGGTCCCGACGGCCGGCCGCACGCCACCTGCCCGCGCTGCCGGAGCCTCGAGCGGCACCGCTTCCTCGCCCTCCTGCTCGGCACGCTGGCGCCCGACCTGCGCGACCTCGACCTGGTCGTGGAGATCGCGCCGTCGCGCCAGACCACCCCGATGCTCGACCGCCTCGGCGCCCGTCGCCGGATCAGCCTGGACGCCGGCTACGACTCCCGCGACGTCGACGCGCTCGCCAGCGTGTGCCAGCTGCCGCTGCGCGACGGCTCGGTCGACCTGCTGGTCTGCTACCACGTGCTCGAGCACGTCCCGGACGACTGCGCCGCCATGCGCGAGATCGCGCGGGTGCTCAGCCCGCACGGGATCGCGCTCCTCGAGGTGCCGATCAAGGTCGGCGTCGGCACCGACGAGGACCTCGAGGCGCCGGAGGAGGAGCGGCTGCGCCGGTTCGGGCAGCGCGACCACGTGCGGTGGTACGGCGACGACATCGACGACCGGCTGTCCGCGGCCGGCCTGGCCACGGTGCGGGTGACGCCGCCGGCGCTGGTCGGCGAGGCCGCGGTCAAGTGGTTCGGCCTGATGGCGAGCGAGGTCGTCTGGATCGCCCGGCACGGCTCGGGCGCGGCGCCGGCGATGCTGGCCGGCGGTCCCGGCACCGGGCTCACCGCCGCGCTCGACGCGCTGCTGACCGACCTCGACCACACCCGCGAACGGCTGGACCGGGCGCGGACGCGGGCCGACCGGGCTGCGGCGCAGCGCGACGCGTTGCGCGCACGTCTGGCCAGCACGCGCGAGGAGCTCGCGCTGGCGCGGGAGGCGGGGGTGCTCACCCGGCTTCGTCGCGCGGTGCACCTCTGA
- the ftsY gene encoding signal recognition particle-docking protein FtsY, producing MGDWISLIVAIAVVGLLTLAGLLTSGRRRREVPPSGGTDVVAPPPTEADTATEAPPEPAVEVAPEPEAPAAPVVEKPEGTASRLVRLRQRLARSQGGLGQGLLALLSRDRLDEDTWEEIEDLLLTADIGVAPTQALVDKLRTRLRVEGGQTSDVRAVLREELIELVGTDMDRRVQVTGADGKPGVVLVVGVNGAGKTTTVGKVARILVSQDLTVTLGAADTFRAAAVDQLATWGERVGVEVVRGPEGGDPASVAFDAVKRGTEDGVDTVLVDTAGRLQNKAGLMDELGKVKRVIEKQAPVTEVLLVLDATTGQNGLIQARVFSEIVDVTGIVLTKLDGSAKGGIVVQVQRELGVPVKLVGLGEGADDMAPFDAAAFVDALLG from the coding sequence ATGGGTGACTGGATCTCGCTGATCGTCGCGATCGCCGTCGTCGGCCTGCTGACGCTGGCCGGACTGCTGACCTCCGGACGCCGTCGGCGCGAGGTGCCGCCGTCCGGCGGGACCGACGTCGTCGCACCGCCGCCGACCGAGGCCGACACCGCGACCGAGGCGCCGCCCGAGCCGGCCGTCGAGGTCGCCCCGGAGCCCGAGGCACCGGCCGCCCCGGTCGTCGAGAAGCCCGAGGGCACCGCGTCGCGGCTGGTCCGCCTGCGCCAGCGCCTCGCGCGCTCGCAGGGCGGCCTCGGCCAGGGACTGCTCGCGCTGCTCAGCCGCGACCGTCTCGACGAGGACACGTGGGAGGAGATCGAGGACCTCCTGCTCACCGCCGACATCGGTGTGGCGCCCACGCAGGCGCTCGTCGACAAGCTCCGCACCCGCCTGCGGGTCGAGGGCGGGCAGACGAGCGACGTACGCGCCGTGCTGCGCGAGGAGCTGATCGAGCTCGTCGGCACCGACATGGACCGCCGCGTGCAGGTCACCGGCGCGGACGGCAAGCCCGGCGTGGTCCTGGTCGTCGGTGTCAACGGCGCCGGCAAGACCACGACGGTCGGCAAGGTCGCCCGGATCCTCGTCTCGCAGGACCTCACGGTCACCCTCGGCGCGGCCGACACCTTCCGCGCCGCTGCGGTGGACCAGCTCGCCACGTGGGGCGAGCGCGTGGGCGTCGAGGTGGTGCGCGGACCGGAGGGCGGTGACCCGGCGAGCGTCGCGTTCGACGCGGTCAAGCGGGGCACCGAGGACGGGGTCGACACCGTCCTGGTCGACACCGCCGGCCGGCTGCAGAACAAGGCCGGCCTGATGGACGAGCTGGGCAAGGTCAAGCGGGTCATCGAGAAGCAGGCCCCGGTCACCGAGGTGCTGCTCGTCCTCGACGCGACCACCGGCCAGAACGGCCTCATCCAGGCCCGCGTCTTCAGCGAGATCGTCGACGTCACCGGCATCGTGCTCACCAAGCTCGACGGCTCCGCCAAGGGCGGCATCGTGGTGCAGGTCCAGCGCGAGCTCGGCGTCCCGGTCAAGCTGGTCGGCCTCGGTGAGGGCGCCGACGACATGGCCCCCTTCGACGCCGCCGCGTTCGTGGACGCCCTCCTCGGCTGA
- a CDS encoding glycosyltransferase family protein, which produces MRGERRRSGQQVRLDDPVDALVESGLVDRDYVAAQLGRSFASDQEAARAVVEAGDLSPHPLFEAHWIGRRRSWQRAGQHPAVWYLSERRRRNRISPHPLVDPRVVFASMPEARLNPFGALSHWLSVSGPSTPLPTRVLPRRVTWGTYRAAAIEAAAAWRQEVVVERPALVAPPGPLAVATDASPTVTVVMAAQDAGPLVHATVASLQAQTFTDWQLVAVDRGSVDDTAAVLQGVAAFDDRVTLVRESRCSHARALNVALEHSTSEHVAFLPLGREWLPDQLADLLAHAHHSGAAVVLSGAGAVGRSRQELLSGRPVDLATALLRRAAVKDVGGFDEGLGGDSERDLVLRLTREHEPLPVDVPVLKRPEQAPRDTGDDWGSAVLERQLVDWDAAAVRATDDALVSHVLPLGVEPRRTVEWLSALPREGAELVLVGVRLRRAHHVLAASIAAVISGARFVSVPAPVSTSAATNVGIAHARGSTVVLVRPEAMPPRQPIADRLRTALAEPGVAVAQPLVVDLDGVTLSAGARFAPGNPHPDLFLAGLPTSDALRIGTCRVAAPASPVVALRTSTAITLGGLSARFHSVLAETDLGLRARAAGLGDTVVVPATVVTSRTAYATSEELIGAMASLRGAAHEVPPDPSADLLAAAGLEITDVRNRRITLDPEDRLAPAVLVPELVLRRVLGIHESPPRLRWAIDIAAPAASRGDRWGDTYFARSLADALERRGQHVAIDRRDARDRDSRDHDDVLLVLRGLDRVAPRPGLLNVEWIISHPDMIVPDEVAGFDLVYAASTSWSARVSREWGVTVAPLLQCTDTRWFHPDRAEPGTGPALLFVGNSRGVYRYAVRSALAIGADLTLHGNDWTEFVDREQIASGGVANEEVGALYASAGVVLNDHHLDMRRDSFASNRLFDAAACGARILSDRIDGLDEIFSGLVLPFDNERELARLATPPYDAFPDDATRRTIATRIIAEHSFDKRAETLIDDAVRALLARR; this is translated from the coding sequence ATGCGCGGTGAGCGCCGCCGCTCGGGGCAGCAGGTGCGCCTCGACGACCCCGTCGACGCGCTCGTCGAGTCCGGGCTGGTCGACCGCGACTACGTCGCCGCCCAGCTCGGGCGCTCGTTCGCGTCCGACCAGGAGGCCGCACGGGCGGTCGTCGAGGCCGGCGACCTCTCCCCGCACCCGCTGTTCGAGGCGCACTGGATCGGCCGCCGCCGCTCGTGGCAGCGGGCCGGGCAGCACCCCGCCGTCTGGTACCTCTCCGAGCGCCGGCGCCGCAACCGGATCAGCCCCCACCCGCTGGTCGACCCGCGCGTGGTCTTCGCGTCGATGCCGGAGGCGCGGCTGAACCCCTTCGGCGCCCTGTCCCACTGGCTCTCCGTCTCCGGGCCGAGCACCCCGCTCCCGACCCGCGTGCTGCCCCGCCGGGTCACGTGGGGCACCTACCGCGCCGCCGCGATCGAGGCCGCCGCCGCCTGGCGCCAGGAGGTCGTCGTCGAGCGGCCGGCGCTCGTCGCCCCACCCGGCCCGCTGGCCGTGGCCACCGACGCCTCCCCCACCGTCACCGTGGTCATGGCGGCGCAGGACGCTGGTCCGCTGGTGCACGCCACCGTCGCGTCCCTGCAGGCCCAGACCTTCACCGACTGGCAGCTCGTGGCCGTCGACCGGGGCTCGGTCGACGACACGGCGGCGGTGCTGCAGGGCGTTGCCGCGTTCGACGACCGGGTCACCCTCGTGCGCGAGTCGCGCTGCAGCCACGCCCGCGCCCTCAACGTCGCGCTCGAGCACTCCACGTCGGAGCACGTCGCGTTCCTCCCGCTGGGTCGTGAGTGGCTCCCCGACCAGCTCGCCGACCTGCTCGCGCACGCCCACCACTCGGGTGCTGCCGTCGTGCTGTCCGGCGCCGGGGCGGTCGGCCGGAGCCGGCAGGAGCTCCTGTCCGGCCGGCCGGTCGACCTTGCGACGGCGCTGCTGCGCCGCGCCGCGGTCAAGGACGTCGGTGGCTTCGACGAGGGCCTCGGCGGCGACTCCGAGCGCGACCTGGTGCTGCGCCTGACCCGTGAGCACGAGCCGCTGCCGGTCGACGTGCCGGTGCTCAAGCGGCCCGAGCAGGCGCCACGCGACACCGGCGACGACTGGGGGTCGGCAGTCCTCGAGCGCCAGCTCGTCGACTGGGACGCCGCTGCCGTGCGCGCCACCGACGACGCCCTGGTCAGCCACGTGCTCCCCCTCGGCGTCGAGCCGCGGCGCACCGTGGAGTGGCTGAGCGCCCTGCCGCGCGAGGGCGCGGAGCTGGTCCTCGTCGGCGTGCGTCTGCGCCGCGCGCACCACGTGCTGGCCGCATCGATCGCGGCGGTGATCTCCGGCGCCCGGTTCGTCTCCGTGCCCGCGCCCGTCTCGACGTCGGCCGCGACCAACGTCGGCATCGCCCACGCCCGGGGCAGCACCGTCGTGCTCGTCCGCCCCGAGGCGATGCCGCCGCGCCAGCCGATCGCCGACCGCCTGCGCACCGCGCTCGCCGAGCCGGGCGTGGCCGTCGCCCAGCCGCTCGTCGTGGACCTCGACGGCGTGACGCTGAGCGCGGGGGCGCGGTTCGCGCCCGGCAACCCGCACCCCGACCTGTTCCTGGCCGGCCTGCCCACGAGCGACGCGCTCCGGATCGGCACCTGCCGGGTCGCCGCACCCGCCTCGCCCGTCGTCGCGCTGCGCACGTCGACGGCGATCACCCTCGGCGGGCTGTCGGCGCGGTTCCACTCGGTGCTGGCCGAGACCGACCTCGGGCTGCGCGCCCGCGCTGCCGGCCTCGGTGACACCGTGGTCGTGCCGGCCACGGTGGTCACCTCGCGCACCGCGTACGCCACCTCGGAGGAGCTGATCGGCGCGATGGCGTCGTTGCGCGGCGCGGCGCACGAGGTCCCGCCGGACCCGTCGGCCGACCTCCTCGCCGCCGCCGGCCTGGAGATCACCGATGTCCGCAACCGCCGGATCACCCTCGACCCCGAGGACCGGCTGGCGCCCGCGGTGCTGGTCCCCGAGCTGGTGCTGCGCCGGGTGCTCGGCATCCACGAGTCACCGCCGCGGCTGCGGTGGGCGATCGACATCGCCGCGCCCGCTGCCTCGCGCGGCGACCGGTGGGGCGACACCTACTTCGCCCGCTCCCTCGCCGACGCCCTGGAGCGGCGCGGCCAGCACGTCGCCATCGACCGTCGCGACGCCCGCGACCGCGACTCCCGCGACCACGACGACGTGCTGCTCGTGCTGCGCGGCCTCGACCGCGTCGCGCCGCGCCCCGGGTTGCTCAACGTCGAGTGGATCATCAGCCACCCCGACATGATCGTCCCGGACGAGGTCGCCGGGTTCGACCTCGTCTACGCCGCCAGCACCAGCTGGTCCGCGCGCGTGTCGCGCGAGTGGGGCGTCACCGTCGCGCCGCTGCTGCAGTGCACCGACACGCGCTGGTTCCACCCCGACCGCGCCGAGCCCGGCACCGGGCCCGCGCTGCTGTTCGTCGGCAACTCGCGCGGCGTCTACCGCTACGCCGTGCGCAGCGCGCTCGCCATCGGCGCGGACCTCACCCTCCACGGCAACGACTGGACCGAGTTCGTCGACCGCGAGCAGATCGCCTCGGGCGGCGTGGCCAACGAGGAGGTCGGCGCGCTCTACGCGTCGGCCGGCGTGGTGCTCAACGACCACCACCTCGACATGCGCCGCGACAGCTTCGCGTCCAACCGGCTCTTCGACGCGGCCGCCTGCGGCGCCCGCATCCTCAGCGACCGCATCGACGGCCTGGATGAGATCTTCTCCGGACTGGTGCTGCCCTTCGACAACGAGCGCGAGCTCGCCCGGCTCGCGACGCCGCCCTACGACGCGTTCCCCGACGACGCCACCCGCCGCACCATCGCGACGCGCATCATCGCCGAGCACAGCTTCGACAAGCGCGCGGAGACGCTCATCGACGACGCCGTGCGCGCCCTCCTCGCCCGCCGCTGA
- a CDS encoding rhamnan synthesis F family protein, producing the protein MSRLAVMAHFDVAGELRPHVRGQVEALAASVDTLLVCTTASLQDSARSWLSERATLVERANYGYDFFSYKVGLDAAGDLTAYDEVVVCNDTYVFALDSYAPVFDEMATRPCDFWGLTGAERLAPHIQSFFIAFRPWVVSSHAFTEFWEQMEPISRRRQVIRRYEIGMSRRLYDAGFVSDTYFVETPEDRRIARERMRWWAAHRSSFPRTRAEVREWRERANEPWNPARSLADRVLDDARLPYVKIDTLRYDPYNLDADRLLDLCEKRFPERFDGVRQFLADTAPYYPVRDTERLLPTPLALEPLFPRVRYSDAR; encoded by the coding sequence GTGTCCAGACTGGCCGTGATGGCGCACTTCGACGTCGCCGGGGAGCTGCGGCCCCACGTGCGCGGCCAGGTCGAGGCGCTCGCCGCGTCGGTGGACACGCTGCTGGTGTGCACGACCGCGAGCCTGCAGGACTCGGCCCGCTCCTGGCTGTCCGAGCGGGCGACGCTCGTCGAGCGCGCCAACTACGGCTACGACTTCTTCAGCTACAAGGTCGGCCTCGACGCCGCCGGCGACCTCACGGCCTACGACGAGGTCGTCGTGTGCAACGACACCTACGTCTTCGCGCTCGACTCCTACGCCCCCGTGTTCGACGAGATGGCCACCCGGCCGTGCGACTTCTGGGGGCTCACCGGCGCCGAGCGGCTCGCCCCGCACATCCAGTCCTTCTTCATCGCCTTCCGTCCGTGGGTCGTGTCGTCGCACGCGTTCACCGAGTTCTGGGAGCAGATGGAGCCGATCTCGCGGCGGCGCCAGGTCATCCGGCGCTACGAGATCGGCATGTCGCGGCGCCTCTACGACGCCGGCTTCGTCTCCGACACCTACTTCGTGGAGACCCCCGAGGACCGTCGGATCGCCCGCGAGCGGATGCGCTGGTGGGCCGCGCACCGCTCCTCCTTCCCGCGCACGCGCGCGGAGGTGCGCGAGTGGCGCGAGCGGGCCAACGAGCCCTGGAACCCCGCCCGGAGCCTGGCCGACCGGGTGCTCGACGACGCCCGGCTGCCCTACGTCAAGATCGACACCCTGCGCTACGACCCCTACAACCTCGACGCCGACCGCCTGCTCGACCTGTGCGAGAAGCGCTTCCCCGAGCGGTTCGACGGCGTGCGCCAGTTCCTGGCCGACACCGCGCCCTACTACCCGGTCCGCGACACCGAGCGGCTGCTGCCCACCCCGCTGGCCCTCGAGCCGCTGTTCCCCCGCGTGAGGTACTCCGATGCGCGGTGA
- a CDS encoding ammonium transporter, with the protein MDGYYAFMLVATAFVLMMTVPALALFYGGMSRSKSVLNMMMMSYVAAAIVGILYVAVGWSMGFGGDGTLFANPLELLWLDGVSTGDYIFVMFQMTFAIITAALISGAVADRMKFSAWVLFVPLWAVIVYFPMAHMVFSCTDDSLICGRIGAQDYAGGTAVHINAGVAALVLVVLLGKRIGWPKEQMRPHNLTLTMLGAGLLWMGWYGFNVGSIVFGDDPETQFPLETGRTFATTTLATMAAILGWLLVERVLHKKATSLGAASGIVAGLVAITPAAGAVNLSGAVAIGAIAGGVCAWAVGLKYKLGYDDSLDVVGVHLVGGIIGTVLIGVFSTSEGAGGVDGLIYGGGFGSLGDQALGVVVAVLYSGVLTTVIALAVKYTIGLRLDEEDEVAGIDLAAHGESAYDLHTGTSGGRSSVLAPAAPAATVSSEGANA; encoded by the coding sequence GTGGACGGCTATTACGCCTTCATGCTGGTGGCGACCGCCTTCGTCCTGATGATGACGGTGCCCGCGCTGGCGCTGTTCTACGGCGGCATGTCCCGGTCGAAGTCCGTGCTCAACATGATGATGATGTCCTACGTCGCAGCAGCGATCGTCGGCATCCTCTACGTCGCCGTCGGCTGGTCGATGGGCTTCGGCGGGGACGGCACGCTCTTCGCCAACCCGCTCGAGCTGCTCTGGCTCGACGGGGTCTCGACCGGCGACTACATCTTCGTGATGTTCCAGATGACCTTCGCGATCATCACGGCCGCGCTCATCAGCGGCGCCGTCGCCGACCGGATGAAGTTCTCCGCGTGGGTGCTGTTCGTGCCGCTCTGGGCGGTCATCGTCTACTTCCCGATGGCCCACATGGTCTTCAGCTGCACCGACGACTCGCTGATCTGCGGCCGCATCGGCGCCCAGGACTACGCGGGCGGCACGGCCGTCCACATCAACGCCGGTGTCGCGGCGCTGGTGCTCGTGGTGCTGCTCGGCAAGCGCATCGGCTGGCCCAAGGAGCAGATGCGTCCGCACAACCTGACGCTCACCATGCTCGGCGCCGGCCTGCTCTGGATGGGCTGGTACGGCTTCAACGTCGGCTCGATCGTCTTCGGCGACGACCCGGAGACCCAGTTCCCCCTCGAGACCGGCCGCACCTTCGCGACCACCACGCTCGCCACGATGGCCGCGATCCTCGGCTGGCTGCTCGTCGAGCGCGTGCTGCACAAGAAGGCCACCTCCCTCGGCGCCGCCTCGGGCATCGTGGCCGGGCTCGTGGCGATCACCCCCGCCGCCGGTGCGGTCAACCTGTCGGGCGCCGTGGCCATCGGTGCGATCGCCGGCGGCGTCTGCGCCTGGGCCGTGGGCCTGAAGTACAAGCTCGGCTACGACGACTCGCTCGACGTGGTGGGCGTGCACCTCGTCGGTGGCATCATCGGCACCGTGCTGATCGGGGTCTTCTCCACCTCCGAGGGCGCCGGCGGCGTCGACGGCCTGATCTACGGCGGCGGGTTCGGCTCGCTCGGTGACCAGGCGCTCGGCGTGGTTGTGGCCGTCCTCTACTCCGGCGTGCTCACCACGGTCATCGCCCTGGCGGTCAAGTACACGATCGGCCTGCGCCTCGACGAGGAGGACGAGGTGGCCGGCATCGACCTCGCCGCCCACGGCGAGTCGGCCTACGACCTGCACACCGGCACCAGCGGCGGGCGCTCCAGCGTCCTCGCCCCCGCCGCCCCTGCCGCCACCGTCTCCAGCGAAGGAGCCAACGCATGA
- a CDS encoding P-II family nitrogen regulator, which yields MKLVTAVIKPHKWEDVREALETFGVAGMTVSEVSGYGRQKGHTEVYRGAEYDIALVPKIRIEIVVDDADADDVVGIVVKTAQTGRIGDGKVWVSPVETVVRVRTGEQDASAL from the coding sequence ATGAAGCTCGTGACCGCGGTCATCAAGCCGCACAAGTGGGAGGACGTCCGCGAGGCGCTCGAGACCTTCGGGGTCGCCGGTATGACGGTCTCCGAGGTGAGCGGCTACGGCCGCCAGAAGGGCCACACCGAGGTCTACCGCGGCGCGGAGTACGACATCGCCCTCGTCCCCAAGATCCGGATCGAGATCGTGGTCGACGACGCGGACGCCGACGACGTGGTCGGGATCGTGGTCAAGACCGCGCAGACCGGCCGCATCGGCGACGGGAAGGTCTGGGTCAGCCCGGTCGAGACCGTCGTGCGGGTCCGGACCGGCGAGCAGGACGCGTCCGCACTCTGA
- a CDS encoding [protein-PII] uridylyltransferase, with amino-acid sequence MSTAERQARAASADELCRQAYAASGGPDAGVALVAVGGYGRGELAPHSDLDVVLVHEDGVALGELGSTLWYPLWDSGRRLDHSVRSMGEVLEAAGDLRVALGLLDVRHVAGDPGLALRLRTTMLADWRRQARSRLPELHAMTRKRHEVTGELAHASVPDVKEAEGGLRDAGVLKAIEASWLVDASSHDLESARLQLLDVRDEVQDLAGRPGDRIAPEAWAPLAERLGLDDAAAAQRHVRSLGRRISHLSRLAWRRTDAVLARPTGERGRRTPALERIAPGLALSRGEVVLDAGTRPADDPTLLLRAAAEAAGRDAVLAPTTAARLVREGAELPVPWPPAARDALVRLLASGPALLPVWETLDEVDGIETFLPEWEQVRLLPHASAIHRFTVDRHVIETCAEAGALIRGVRRPDLLLVAALLHDIGKGSLQDHSVAGEPVARKIVTRMGFTDLDAEVVASLVRWHLLLANLATTRDPDDPATSAELLAHVPDAASLELLRALTEADARATAPAAWTSWRASLVDQLVARAAAALGAEIVPVTSVDQVAVPDVVRRDPTAVSVTITPHDVGATVSVVAADRVGLLADVAGGLAALRVPVKAARAWSQVDAEGEWAVSAWEVPDAYLDAAVVRERIRRVADGAQALPDLPPRRDDELPPIVEVRPDASRASLVLEIRTSDRPGVVHRVLTTLAGLGLTVASAHVSTLGPQAVDVFYVQEVGGVRPTEERAAAAAHAVRTALGG; translated from the coding sequence GTGAGCACCGCGGAACGCCAGGCCAGGGCCGCCTCGGCCGACGAGCTCTGCCGGCAGGCGTACGCCGCCTCCGGAGGGCCCGACGCCGGGGTGGCCCTGGTCGCGGTCGGGGGCTACGGGCGCGGCGAGCTCGCGCCCCACTCCGACCTCGACGTGGTGCTCGTCCACGAGGACGGCGTCGCGCTCGGCGAGCTCGGCAGCACCCTGTGGTACCCCCTGTGGGACTCCGGCCGGCGCCTTGACCACTCCGTGCGGTCGATGGGGGAGGTCCTCGAGGCGGCGGGCGACCTGCGGGTCGCGCTCGGCCTGCTCGACGTGCGCCACGTCGCGGGCGACCCGGGCCTCGCGCTGCGGCTGCGCACCACGATGCTGGCCGACTGGCGCCGGCAGGCGCGCTCGCGGCTGCCGGAGCTGCACGCGATGACCCGCAAGCGGCACGAGGTCACCGGCGAGCTGGCCCACGCGTCGGTGCCCGACGTCAAGGAGGCCGAGGGCGGCCTGCGCGACGCCGGCGTGCTCAAGGCGATCGAGGCGAGCTGGCTGGTCGACGCCTCGTCCCACGACCTCGAGTCCGCGCGGTTGCAGCTGCTCGACGTGCGTGACGAGGTCCAGGACCTCGCCGGGCGTCCGGGCGACCGGATCGCGCCCGAGGCGTGGGCGCCGCTCGCCGAGCGGCTCGGGCTCGACGACGCCGCCGCGGCCCAGCGCCACGTCCGCTCGCTGGGCCGGCGCATCTCGCACCTGTCACGCCTCGCGTGGCGCCGCACCGACGCGGTGCTGGCGCGCCCGACGGGGGAGCGGGGACGACGTACGCCCGCCCTCGAGCGGATCGCTCCGGGCCTGGCGCTGTCGCGGGGCGAGGTGGTCCTCGACGCCGGCACCCGGCCCGCCGACGACCCGACCCTCCTGCTGCGTGCGGCCGCCGAGGCGGCCGGCCGCGACGCGGTGCTGGCCCCCACGACCGCGGCCCGGCTCGTGCGCGAGGGCGCCGAGCTGCCGGTGCCGTGGCCGCCCGCGGCCCGCGACGCGCTGGTCCGTCTGCTCGCCAGCGGCCCCGCGCTGCTGCCGGTGTGGGAGACCCTCGACGAGGTCGACGGCATCGAGACCTTCCTGCCGGAGTGGGAGCAGGTCCGGCTGCTGCCGCACGCCTCGGCCATCCACCGCTTCACCGTGGACCGGCACGTCATCGAGACGTGCGCCGAGGCGGGCGCGCTGATCCGCGGCGTGCGACGTCCCGACCTGCTGCTCGTCGCGGCGCTGCTGCACGACATCGGCAAGGGGTCGCTGCAGGACCACTCCGTGGCCGGCGAGCCGGTGGCCCGCAAGATCGTCACCCGGATGGGGTTCACCGACCTCGACGCCGAGGTGGTCGCGTCCCTGGTCCGCTGGCACCTGCTCCTGGCCAACCTGGCCACCACCCGCGACCCCGACGACCCGGCCACGTCGGCCGAGCTGCTCGCCCACGTCCCCGACGCGGCGAGCCTCGAGCTGCTCCGGGCGCTCACCGAGGCGGACGCCCGGGCCACGGCGCCCGCGGCCTGGACCTCGTGGCGCGCGTCCCTCGTCGACCAGCTGGTCGCGCGCGCCGCCGCCGCGCTCGGTGCCGAGATCGTCCCCGTCACGTCGGTCGACCAGGTCGCCGTGCCGGACGTCGTGCGCCGTGACCCGACGGCCGTGTCGGTCACCATCACGCCGCACGACGTCGGCGCGACCGTCAGCGTCGTCGCCGCGGACCGGGTGGGCCTGCTCGCCGACGTGGCCGGCGGTCTCGCCGCGCTGCGGGTGCCGGTGAAGGCCGCCCGCGCCTGGTCGCAGGTCGACGCCGAGGGGGAGTGGGCGGTGAGCGCCTGGGAGGTCCCGGACGCCTACCTCGACGCCGCCGTCGTGCGCGAGCGGATCCGGCGGGTCGCCGACGGCGCCCAGGCGCTGCCCGACCTCCCCCCGCGCCGCGACGACGAGCTCCCGCCGATCGTCGAGGTGCGCCCCGACGCCTCACGGGCCTCGCTGGTGCTCGAGATCCGGACCTCGGACCGGCCCGGCGTCGTGCACCGGGTCCTCACCACCCTCGCCGGTCTCGGCCTCACCGTGGCCTCGGCGCACGTGTCGACGCTCGGCCCGCAGGCGGTCGACGTGTTCTACGTGCAGGAGGTCGGCGGCGTGCGTCCGACCGAGGAGCGCGCCGCGGCCGCCGCGCACGCGGTCCGCACGGCCCTCGGCGGCTGA